From the Leptospira biflexa serovar Patoc strain 'Patoc 1 (Paris)' genome, one window contains:
- a CDS encoding HAD-IC family P-type ATPase has translation MLLEYLNVDSIQILNDSKNWDDVHNSLLNKIRELEIREEIQNHFQSIPNQTFESIGQSILIPHFRSKKIKSPELFLFILPQGIIVGDKHIRLVLFQMIPENLPSLHLRLLHGLSSLLPQIFDELMSCEKEVDVLSVVQRGEVNMKPSYKNLNHSQIAFELQTDLQIGLTEKEAKIRLSTFGKNVIEKEKSVPMIWKFIKSFFNLFAILLWVATGLCFVPGVDMPELGLAIFIVVLINGIFSFFQESKSDHAVEALRKLLANECPVIRGGNVLTVPADEIVPGDLLVLAEGDIVPADCRIIESEDVEVDNSSLTGESTSARRYKSENQIVLEGKFLWLEMPNILFAGSSLIKGKTKAVVFGTGQSTEIGQIAGLTSKIKRVESPLQKQLRQTVISISLFAFSIGVVFLILGYWVAGLSFVQAFLFFIGIFVANVPEGLLPTVTLSLALGVSRMAKRNAILKDLSSVETLGCTTVICSDKTGTLTQNQMRVTELFFDSKYLSPDELSNREGSQLLLECGYYCNNASLVPNPLGDPTELSLLYLASGRIHNTSGKRVFTNGFDSIRKRMSVVVQNEDFAIVYAKGGPAEILTICTHVYENGSVVPLDEEKRKSLQNASDASARQGNRILAFSYQMISNQSGPLDQMTLLNVEKDMVYLGHCCLSDPIRPTVPDAITKCHTAGIRILMITGDHPLTAESVGRSIGIGGEKPVVITGVQIDQMTDVSLREWVRKGEPIFARVSPSQKLRIVTILQELGEIVAVTGDGVNDGPALKKADIGIAMGKRGTEVAKEAARMIIVDDDFATIVSAIEEGRGVFDNIRKFSAYVLNSNPQELIPFLLWAMIPGFPLLMTVMGVLAVDVGTDLIPAMGLGSEPPEKGIMNRKPRNRDEKLISLRFILNSYFKEGMILFGACFSTYFYFVYTECGGVMPKSPEGLNMAKASPEYLQSLTAFFFPTITVQIANVLSKRSRIESVFRMDLFANRIIWIGIGFSILLCYLFFYTELSSIYYFAPLPIHVYGFAFHGTLVLLLYSEIVKYFRRRKLDLTEIHS, from the coding sequence ATGCTCCTGGAATACTTAAATGTTGATTCCATTCAAATTTTGAATGATTCAAAAAATTGGGATGATGTTCACAATTCTTTACTGAATAAAATTAGGGAATTGGAAATCCGAGAAGAAATCCAAAACCATTTTCAATCCATTCCCAATCAAACATTTGAGTCGATTGGACAAAGTATTTTGATCCCTCATTTTCGATCCAAAAAAATCAAATCTCCAGAATTGTTTTTATTCATTCTCCCCCAAGGAATCATTGTGGGTGACAAACATATTCGTTTGGTATTATTCCAAATGATCCCTGAAAACTTACCATCTCTCCATTTACGTTTGTTACATGGCTTATCGTCACTTTTGCCCCAAATTTTTGATGAACTGATGTCATGCGAGAAGGAGGTAGACGTTTTAAGTGTAGTCCAACGCGGCGAAGTCAATATGAAACCAAGTTATAAAAACTTAAATCATTCTCAAATTGCCTTCGAATTACAAACAGATTTACAAATTGGTCTCACTGAAAAGGAAGCAAAAATTCGATTATCAACGTTTGGTAAAAATGTAATTGAAAAAGAAAAATCAGTTCCCATGATTTGGAAATTTATAAAAAGTTTTTTTAATCTTTTTGCCATTTTATTATGGGTAGCAACTGGCCTCTGCTTTGTGCCAGGTGTGGATATGCCAGAGTTAGGTCTCGCAATCTTTATTGTTGTTTTGATAAATGGGATATTTTCTTTTTTTCAAGAATCAAAATCAGATCACGCAGTAGAAGCCTTACGAAAGTTACTTGCCAATGAATGTCCTGTCATTCGGGGAGGGAATGTATTAACGGTTCCCGCCGATGAAATCGTGCCAGGAGATTTGCTTGTTCTGGCGGAAGGGGACATTGTGCCTGCTGATTGTCGAATCATTGAATCCGAAGATGTGGAAGTGGACAATTCATCTTTAACAGGAGAATCAACTTCGGCGCGTCGTTATAAATCAGAAAATCAAATTGTATTGGAAGGAAAATTTTTGTGGTTGGAGATGCCAAACATCCTATTTGCTGGTAGTTCCCTTATCAAAGGCAAAACGAAAGCTGTTGTTTTTGGGACAGGACAGTCGACTGAAATTGGACAAATTGCTGGATTAACTTCCAAAATCAAAAGGGTGGAGAGTCCACTACAAAAACAACTCCGCCAAACTGTGATCTCCATTTCACTCTTTGCTTTTAGCATTGGAGTGGTCTTTTTGATCCTCGGATACTGGGTTGCTGGTCTCAGTTTTGTCCAAGCCTTTTTGTTTTTTATCGGCATCTTTGTGGCGAATGTTCCAGAAGGTTTATTGCCAACAGTGACCCTATCACTAGCGTTAGGTGTGTCTAGAATGGCAAAACGCAACGCAATTTTAAAGGATTTGTCAAGTGTTGAAACATTGGGTTGTACGACTGTTATCTGCTCCGATAAAACGGGTACTCTCACTCAAAACCAAATGCGAGTGACTGAATTATTTTTTGATTCGAAATACCTTTCGCCAGATGAACTTTCCAATCGAGAAGGTAGTCAACTCTTACTAGAATGTGGTTATTATTGTAATAATGCTTCTTTGGTTCCAAATCCACTCGGTGATCCAACTGAACTTTCTTTATTGTACCTTGCATCTGGAAGGATTCACAATACTTCCGGGAAACGAGTTTTTACCAATGGTTTTGATTCGATACGAAAACGTATGAGTGTGGTTGTCCAAAATGAGGATTTTGCAATTGTTTATGCAAAAGGTGGCCCTGCTGAAATACTAACAATCTGTACACACGTATATGAAAATGGATCTGTTGTTCCTCTAGATGAGGAAAAAAGGAAGTCATTACAAAATGCATCAGATGCATCCGCAAGACAAGGGAACCGGATCTTAGCATTTTCTTATCAAATGATTTCCAACCAATCAGGTCCATTGGACCAAATGACACTATTGAATGTAGAAAAAGATATGGTGTATTTGGGTCATTGTTGTTTGTCGGATCCCATTCGGCCAACAGTCCCAGATGCAATTACAAAATGCCATACAGCAGGCATTCGGATCCTTATGATCACAGGTGACCATCCGCTCACGGCAGAATCGGTAGGACGAAGTATTGGAATTGGGGGTGAAAAACCTGTTGTCATCACAGGAGTCCAAATTGACCAAATGACAGATGTCAGTCTTCGTGAATGGGTTAGGAAAGGTGAACCAATATTTGCTCGAGTGTCTCCTTCGCAAAAATTACGAATTGTTACCATATTGCAAGAATTAGGTGAGATTGTGGCTGTAACAGGAGATGGAGTCAATGATGGTCCAGCCTTAAAAAAAGCGGACATTGGGATTGCAATGGGTAAACGTGGGACGGAGGTTGCTAAAGAAGCAGCACGAATGATCATTGTAGATGATGATTTTGCAACGATTGTTTCGGCAATTGAAGAAGGACGTGGGGTATTTGATAATATTCGCAAATTTTCGGCTTATGTTTTGAATTCAAACCCCCAAGAGTTAATTCCTTTTTTACTTTGGGCGATGATTCCTGGATTTCCTCTCTTGATGACGGTGATGGGTGTTCTTGCTGTGGATGTGGGTACAGACTTAATCCCAGCAATGGGACTTGGTTCTGAACCTCCTGAAAAAGGGATCATGAATCGTAAGCCAAGAAATCGAGATGAAAAATTGATTTCATTACGATTCATCCTAAATTCCTATTTTAAGGAAGGAATGATTTTGTTTGGAGCATGTTTCAGTACATACTTTTACTTTGTTTATACCGAATGTGGAGGAGTGATGCCAAAATCTCCAGAAGGTTTGAATATGGCGAAAGCTAGCCCAGAGTATTTACAATCCTTAACCGCTTTCTTCTTTCCAACGATTACTGTGCAAATTGCAAACGTTTTAAGTAAAAGATCTAGGATAGAATCCGTATTCCGTATGGATTTATTTGCAAACCGAATCATTTGGATCGGAATTGGGTTTTCCATTCTTTTGTGTTATTTGTTTTTTTATACAGAACTAAGTTCAATCTATTATTTCGCTCCACTACCGATTCATGTATACGGATTTGCCTTTCACGGAACACTGGTTTTGTTACTGTATTCGGAAATTGTAAAGTATTTCAGAAGACGAAAATTAGATTTAACTGAGATTCATTCTTAA
- a CDS encoding SDR family NAD(P)-dependent oxidoreductase has protein sequence MNEFYQDEWVWITGASSGIGKELVKQAYAQKAKILLASRKTKDLERIAKEIGLEKGRYAVEKLDLENYQQCSEFAKRCLKKYGIPKVVIHNGGISQRSLTKETNLATLEKIMNTNFFGAAELTRAMLPEILGKKSVHFAVISSVAGKIGSPLRSAYSASKFALVGFFHVLRAEEEKSGIFVTMVYPGFIQTNISMNALQGDGSSTGTMDSVIESGLPVQLCAHRILHAVANKQREVVIAGIKEKFGLFLQTFMPSLFFKMIQKVKVR, from the coding sequence ATGAACGAGTTTTACCAAGATGAATGGGTATGGATCACAGGTGCCTCCTCTGGTATTGGCAAAGAATTAGTCAAACAAGCCTATGCCCAAAAAGCAAAAATACTATTAGCATCTCGTAAAACCAAAGATTTAGAACGAATCGCAAAAGAAATTGGATTAGAAAAAGGAAGATATGCAGTTGAAAAACTTGATTTGGAAAACTACCAACAGTGTTCTGAATTTGCGAAACGTTGTCTAAAAAAATATGGAATTCCAAAAGTAGTCATCCATAACGGCGGTATTAGCCAACGCTCTCTTACCAAAGAAACCAATTTAGCCACCCTGGAAAAAATCATGAATACAAATTTTTTTGGAGCTGCTGAGTTAACGCGTGCAATGTTACCTGAAATATTAGGCAAAAAATCGGTACATTTTGCTGTCATTTCCAGTGTTGCTGGAAAAATTGGAAGTCCTTTACGTTCTGCATACTCTGCTTCCAAATTTGCATTGGTAGGTTTTTTTCATGTCTTGCGAGCGGAAGAAGAAAAATCCGGAATCTTTGTGACCATGGTGTATCCTGGATTCATCCAAACCAACATTTCAATGAATGCACTCCAAGGAGATGGTTCCTCAACAGGTACGATGGATTCAGTCATCGAATCTGGATTGCCAGTGCAACTTTGTGCCCATAGAATCCTACATGCAGTTGCCAACAAACAGAGAGAGGTTGTCATCGCAGGGATCAAAGAAAAGTTTGGTTTGTTTCTACAAACGTTTATGCCTTCATTATTTTTTAAAATGATCCAAAAAGTAAAAGTGAGATAG
- a CDS encoding neutral/alkaline non-lysosomal ceramidase N-terminal domain-containing protein produces MKLRIFLTLFLLMTLPTFADEPNAFLAGMSKKDITGPPIGVMFWGYAREDQTGVGIQTRQYARALVIEDRLTHKLFAYVTAEVGGIPFEIQREVVAKLQTEVDANFHLGNVLLNASHTHSGPAGHFHYSEVSFYSTQFYKDTYQVLRDGIVEAIKEAYQKRKPADLKIGKTIVKDAGVNRSLSAYMANPESERKLYADNIDKEMVQLNVFVEGKSVGFVNWYGVHPTNITFDNRLISSDNKGIASILSEKEAEKNGDKGFVAIFAQANEGDVSPNLNLNNTGPGKDIYDSSFIIGQRQFLASQEILNAKGKSLKGGLSFSHRFIDMSQHPVRSEFSGTGKTEYTCPSAYGYAFAAGSTEEGGGHFLFHEGMTEKNRRFYIDWIAKFMLQSPSEKLRECQNPKAVLFPMGETKPIPSLPQILPYGLVLVGELSIMVLPHEVTTMSSRRLKKEVKSVLKDKISDIVLSGLTNDFSGYITTPEEYSTQNYEGGHTLHGQQSLNALRQEFFGMASDLIQGIEFTNASKSEITPLDLSGKVHPLKLPESDTVTTEPKQVLKPNGNLYQKGNQVVCKVSAASPNVGYPNVNSYLWVEKKNGSGWEKVRSDSDFDTKFTYQSPGFFDKGLGKMELVWETSPSIPNGEYRLVHEGIYLSPTEKKSNYRVECPVFQVQ; encoded by the coding sequence ATGAAACTTCGGATTTTTTTGACACTCTTTCTTCTAATGACTCTTCCGACATTTGCGGATGAACCGAACGCGTTTTTGGCAGGGATGTCCAAAAAAGACATCACAGGTCCACCGATCGGTGTCATGTTTTGGGGCTATGCAAGGGAGGACCAAACCGGTGTTGGGATCCAAACAAGGCAATACGCCAGAGCACTTGTCATTGAAGATCGTCTTACCCACAAATTATTCGCTTATGTAACTGCTGAGGTAGGTGGAATTCCTTTTGAGATCCAAAGGGAGGTTGTGGCCAAACTCCAAACGGAAGTGGATGCAAATTTCCATTTAGGAAATGTTTTGCTAAATGCTTCACATACTCATAGCGGACCTGCGGGTCATTTTCATTATTCGGAAGTATCTTTTTATTCTACTCAGTTTTACAAAGACACCTATCAAGTATTACGTGATGGTATTGTGGAAGCAATCAAAGAGGCTTATCAAAAAAGAAAACCTGCCGATTTAAAAATTGGGAAAACAATTGTAAAGGATGCTGGGGTGAATCGAAGTTTGTCTGCATATATGGCGAATCCAGAATCGGAAAGAAAATTATATGCTGATAATATTGATAAAGAGATGGTGCAACTCAATGTTTTTGTGGAAGGAAAATCAGTTGGATTTGTCAATTGGTATGGAGTCCATCCAACAAATATAACATTTGATAATCGATTGATTTCATCAGATAATAAAGGAATTGCTTCGATACTGTCTGAAAAAGAAGCAGAGAAAAATGGAGACAAGGGTTTTGTTGCAATTTTTGCACAAGCCAATGAAGGTGATGTATCTCCAAATTTAAATTTAAATAATACAGGTCCTGGTAAAGATATTTATGATAGTAGTTTCATTATCGGACAACGTCAATTTTTAGCAAGCCAAGAGATATTAAATGCAAAAGGAAAATCATTAAAAGGTGGATTGAGTTTTTCACATCGATTCATTGATATGAGCCAACACCCAGTGAGAAGTGAATTCTCTGGAACTGGCAAAACAGAATACACATGTCCTTCCGCGTATGGATATGCATTTGCTGCGGGGTCAACGGAAGAAGGTGGTGGGCACTTTTTATTCCATGAAGGAATGACTGAAAAAAATCGAAGATTTTACATTGATTGGATTGCAAAGTTTATGTTACAGTCCCCATCAGAAAAATTGAGAGAATGCCAAAATCCAAAGGCTGTTTTGTTTCCGATGGGTGAAACAAAACCAATTCCAAGTTTGCCACAAATTCTACCGTATGGACTTGTGTTAGTTGGTGAATTATCCATAATGGTTCTGCCACACGAAGTCACGACCATGTCTAGTCGGAGATTAAAAAAAGAAGTTAAGTCGGTTTTGAAAGACAAAATATCTGATATTGTTCTTTCTGGATTGACCAACGACTTTTCTGGTTACATCACAACTCCAGAAGAATACTCTACTCAGAATTATGAAGGTGGCCATACACTCCATGGACAACAAAGCCTAAATGCCCTTAGGCAGGAATTTTTTGGAATGGCAAGTGATCTCATCCAAGGTATTGAATTTACAAATGCTTCCAAGTCGGAAATCACTCCATTAGACTTATCGGGAAAGGTGCATCCACTGAAACTTCCTGAATCAGATACAGTCACAACTGAACCCAAACAAGTGTTAAAGCCAAATGGAAATCTGTATCAAAAAGGAAACCAAGTGGTTTGTAAAGTCAGTGCAGCAAGTCCAAATGTGGGATACCCTAATGTGAATTCCTATTTGTGGGTTGAAAAAAAGAATGGTTCCGGTTGGGAGAAGGTTCGATCAGATTCTGACTTTGATACCAAATTCACTTACCAAAGCCCTGGATTTTTTGACAAAGGTTTAGGAAAGATGGAATTGGTTTGGGAGACGAGTCCATCCATTCCCAATGGCGAATACCGTTTGGTTCACGAAGGGATTTACCTTTCTCCCACTGAGAAAAAAAGTAATTACCGGGTGGAATGCCCTGTCTTCCAAGTCCAATAA
- a CDS encoding DUF3817 domain-containing protein — MFTLLQTKLGRFRILAFLEGISFLTILFVTMPLKYLYQNPEPNKIVGLVHGLLFLLYLVELFQVKVELNWKMKKTFLAALASVIPFGTFWAEKYLYLKTDEDDLKNQ; from the coding sequence ATGTTCACGTTGCTACAAACCAAACTAGGTCGATTCCGAATTTTGGCATTCTTGGAAGGTATATCATTTTTAACGATTTTATTTGTGACCATGCCCCTTAAGTATCTCTACCAAAATCCAGAGCCCAATAAAATTGTAGGCCTTGTCCATGGATTATTGTTTTTATTGTATTTGGTAGAATTATTCCAAGTGAAAGTCGAACTGAATTGGAAAATGAAAAAAACCTTCCTTGCCGCTTTGGCTTCCGTCATTCCATTTGGAACGTTTTGGGCAGAAAAATACTTATACTTAAAAACAGATGAAGATGATTTAAAAAATCAATAG
- a CDS encoding lipid A deacylase LpxR family protein gives MKTKILISFLVAYLLFAGSTWSQSKIIKKQTPVKAVVETPKEIQNTKPEAPEQYQLRLIMENDAFGGFSDQYYTNGSRLEFHMSAGESNPTRKIFSYWNDLFITPTEKTRYLQGFAVGQEFYTPTNITKADVSYGDRPYSSRGYFSNSLTTFTEDTSITTELELGMIGPSVGGKSAQINFHNFIGSPTPQGWDTQIPDSYSAALKTDIRKFYHRFFGTQYNLNLGNIQTDVSFGLIFRFGNVDKTPGPGSSALQPGSPILHEEGNGYWYFYVNPGGTLQAYNATIQGQMGTDKAYKSQNRSSAFSNWDSFLNNPTPDVGERELQYRILSEDNGRNTLQRYILFNEFLVNGTNNPYNIGLNYLLFNNIFNGAEEIERTTRLFLLSNLAAQWDQIPDNARALAIYSIFRPEGGKLPPIVRYYSYEVLSQFILDPKQREALLQLLREEVEYRDEKTYIADLKRAVGFVRAGFVSVSNAGFLFGIHYNYQTIDFQSAKGLPQQHQWIGFQLGKVF, from the coding sequence ATGAAAACAAAAATTTTAATTTCTTTCCTTGTCGCTTATCTTTTGTTCGCTGGTTCGACTTGGAGCCAATCCAAAATCATCAAAAAACAAACTCCGGTCAAGGCAGTTGTAGAAACTCCAAAAGAAATACAAAATACAAAACCGGAAGCACCGGAACAATACCAACTCCGATTGATCATGGAAAATGATGCCTTTGGTGGTTTTTCAGATCAGTATTATACAAACGGATCAAGGTTAGAATTTCATATGAGTGCTGGAGAATCCAATCCAACACGAAAAATTTTCAGCTATTGGAATGATTTATTCATCACTCCTACAGAAAAAACGAGATACCTTCAAGGTTTTGCAGTAGGACAAGAATTTTATACTCCAACGAACATCACAAAAGCAGATGTTTCTTATGGTGACAGACCATATTCAAGTCGAGGATATTTTTCAAACTCACTCACAACTTTTACCGAAGATACAAGCATCACCACAGAACTAGAGTTAGGTATGATTGGACCTTCTGTCGGCGGGAAATCTGCTCAAATCAATTTTCATAATTTTATTGGTTCCCCAACTCCGCAAGGTTGGGATACACAAATTCCCGATTCTTACTCCGCTGCCTTAAAAACAGATATCAGAAAATTTTACCATCGATTCTTCGGGACTCAATACAATTTAAATCTTGGGAACATCCAAACAGATGTATCCTTTGGTCTTATCTTTCGATTTGGGAATGTTGATAAAACACCAGGTCCGGGAAGTTCTGCACTCCAACCAGGATCACCAATCCTTCATGAAGAAGGAAATGGATATTGGTATTTTTACGTGAATCCTGGTGGAACCTTACAAGCTTACAATGCAACAATCCAAGGCCAAATGGGTACGGACAAAGCTTATAAATCACAAAACAGAAGTTCCGCTTTTAGTAATTGGGATAGTTTTTTAAACAACCCAACTCCTGATGTTGGCGAAAGAGAATTACAGTATAGAATTTTATCGGAAGATAATGGAAGAAACACATTACAACGTTATATTCTCTTTAACGAATTTTTAGTGAATGGAACCAATAACCCTTACAATATTGGCTTAAATTATTTACTTTTTAACAATATCTTTAATGGTGCAGAAGAAATCGAACGTACAACTAGGTTATTTTTATTATCCAACTTGGCTGCCCAATGGGATCAAATTCCAGACAATGCAAGAGCATTGGCAATTTACTCGATATTTAGACCAGAAGGTGGAAAACTTCCTCCCATTGTCCGGTATTATTCATATGAAGTCCTGTCTCAATTTATTTTAGACCCAAAACAAAGAGAGGCCTTGTTACAGCTGTTACGTGAAGAAGTTGAATATCGAGACGAAAAAACTTATATTGCAGATTTGAAACGAGCAGTTGGATTTGTAAGAGCTGGATTTGTTTCTGTTTCTAATGCAGGTTTTTTATTTGGAATTCATTATAATTACCAAACGATTGATTTCCAATCTGCAAAAGGACTTCCCCAACAACACCAATGGATTGGGTTCCAATTGGGCAAAGTCTTTTAA
- a CDS encoding MFS transporter: protein MKKHSLSGRLWFVLILFGLVGQIAWSVENIYFNLFIYNTISKSTSSVTLMVQLSGIVATFTTLIAGIVSDKLGNRKYFISFGYLFWGLLTLSFAFVSKENTSIWFGISDETTIIALTITIVITLDCLMTALGSTANDAAFNAYVTDNTGEARSLAEGVLSAMPLLAMLIVAGGFGMIVTALGYPGLFVGVGTLMSFSGIIGLWTIKDHPNLKKQNSNFFADLLYGFKKTVILDHKRLYLYFLAMGIYGIASQIYMPYLIIFMQEYLSFNAIQYSIVLACVILGASFITIFLGKQFDGKDKDKLLIRYSIIYILGMVSLYIVAKYFKAYDTNVLMVFVGFTSLILMTGFVLVLALLGAQIRDFTPIQNTGKLQGIRMIFFVLIPMFIGPMIGQKINETTNLTYIDPTNGSVAHVPSPEIFITGAIFCLLIFYPLTLIRKGNLKST, encoded by the coding sequence ATGAAAAAGCACAGTTTGAGTGGCCGCCTTTGGTTTGTTTTGATATTATTTGGTCTCGTGGGTCAAATCGCGTGGTCCGTCGAAAACATTTACTTCAACCTATTCATCTATAATACAATCTCAAAAAGCACATCTTCCGTGACACTCATGGTACAACTTAGCGGAATTGTTGCTACTTTTACTACATTAATTGCAGGAATAGTATCCGACAAATTAGGCAACCGAAAGTATTTTATCTCATTTGGATATCTGTTTTGGGGGTTACTCACTCTTTCATTTGCATTTGTTTCCAAAGAAAACACAAGTATCTGGTTTGGAATTTCCGATGAAACGACAATCATAGCCCTTACCATAACAATTGTAATAACCTTGGATTGTTTGATGACAGCCCTTGGTTCCACTGCAAATGATGCCGCTTTTAATGCATACGTTACAGATAACACTGGCGAAGCGAGGAGTTTGGCGGAAGGAGTTTTATCTGCAATGCCACTGCTTGCGATGTTAATTGTAGCCGGAGGATTTGGAATGATTGTGACAGCTCTCGGTTACCCAGGATTATTTGTTGGAGTTGGGACATTAATGTCTTTTTCTGGAATCATTGGTTTATGGACCATCAAGGATCATCCCAATCTAAAAAAACAGAATTCAAATTTTTTTGCCGATCTGCTTTATGGTTTTAAAAAGACAGTGATCTTAGATCACAAGCGATTATACTTATATTTTTTGGCAATGGGTATTTATGGCATTGCTAGCCAAATTTACATGCCTTATCTAATCATTTTCATGCAAGAGTATTTAAGTTTTAACGCAATCCAGTATTCGATTGTACTCGCATGTGTGATCTTAGGCGCAAGTTTCATCACAATTTTTCTTGGCAAACAATTTGATGGAAAGGACAAAGACAAACTTCTCATCAGATATTCTATTATTTATATTTTAGGAATGGTTTCTTTATACATTGTCGCAAAGTATTTTAAAGCATATGACACAAACGTATTAATGGTATTTGTTGGATTCACCAGTTTAATACTTATGACAGGATTTGTTTTAGTATTGGCTCTCCTTGGTGCTCAAATAAGAGATTTTACACCCATTCAAAATACAGGGAAACTACAAGGAATTCGTATGATATTCTTCGTTTTGATCCCTATGTTCATTGGTCCAATGATTGGCCAAAAGATCAACGAAACTACAAACCTTACTTATATTGATCCAACGAATGGAAGCGTTGCGCATGTCCCGTCTCCAGAAATTTTTATCACTGGAGCAATCTTTTGTTTATTGATATTTTATCCACTCACACTGATTCGAAAAGGAAATTTGAAATCAACATGA